The sequence TGAAGTCGAATTGCTTGCTGATATTAAGGCACTTCTTGAAAAACAAAACTAACATAGCTTGCTTCAATAGGCTGGCAGAACAAAAACAAACTTCTTGTCGAGGTTTGTTTTTTTATGAATTCTTAATGAGATTAAACTGATGCAGAAAATCGTTTATTCGAATTTTGCAACAAAAAACAGGTCAGACCTGTTTTTAATTTAATCACTTTAGAATTTTTTACGTTTGCGAGCTGCTTCTGATTTGCGTTTACGCTTTACAGAAGGTTTTTCGTAGAATTCACGTTTACGTGATTCTTGAAGTGTACCAGCTTTAGTTACAGAACGTTTGAAACGACGAAGAGCATCGTCAAGTGATTCATTTTTGCGCACTACTGTCTTTGACATGTATCTCACTCCCCTCAATTTCATTGTAACATTTACACGTTCTTAAACATTATACAAAAATACGATGATAAATGTCAAGACGTTTTCAAACCATTTTAAAACTATTTTCAAAAAATAAGGCAACAATTAAAAGTTATTGCTCTGCTATTTCTCATAAATAAACGATTTCCCATATAGAAAATGGTATTAATAGCGCTAATCTTTTAACTGCAGAGAAAAAGCAAGGCATCTAAACTTGCTTTTCGATTTATTAATCAATCCACTTGCTGACCAGTTAATTTAACAGCATCGCTGATAAACTGCTTGTATTTATCTTCTTTTTTGAGTTTCTTAATAACCTTATTCACTGTCTTAGCTAATTGACCGCTGTCTTTGGGCAAGGCAACTGCTTTGGCATCTCCTTCGCCTGTTTTTAAGGCAACTTTGGCAAGAACCAAATCACTATTTTGAGACACATAGCCTTCTGCTACTGGTTTTTCAAGATCAACAGCATCAACCTGACCAGATTTGAGCTCATTAACAGCTTCACCCATCGAAGTCAAAGAGGTAATGTTTGATTGCTTTAATTGATTTTTGGCTAATCCTTCTTCAATCGTTCCTTTTTGAACAGCTACTTTAGTCTTATTGAAAGAAGAAATTGTTGTATATTTGTTCAAATCAGACTTTTTAATAAGAATAGCGTTTTCCGTTTTATAATAAGCTTCTGAAAAGTCATAAGCTTGAGCACGTTCCTTGGTATAAGATAAACCAGAGATAGCTATGTCTGCTTTTCCTGTTTTTAAACTGGACAAGACATTATCAAAACTCATGGAAGACAATTCCAATTTCACTCCCAATTCTTTAGCAATTGCTTTTGCCAGCTCAATATCAGCACCAACAACAGTATCCTTACCATTCACAAGAGCCTTGAACTCAAAAGGTGCATAGTCCGGACTAACAGCAACAACTAACTTTTTCTTTTCTTTAATATCATCCTGTAAATTTTTTGAATTGGAAGAACTGCAAGCTACTAAAGTAAATACAGCCGTAAAACTCAATAAACCTAAAACTAATTTTTTAAATGTCATTCTTTCCTCTTTTCTATTAACCTAAATCTATTTTAAGTGATCTTTGCCTATTCGTCAAATTGCCGCAAGCATTGAGATAACCTTGTTAAACCAGCCTTTAAAATCTCTTTATCACCACAATAACCCAGACGAACATGCCCCTCGATATCAAAACGATTACCAGGAACCAAAAGCACACCATAATCTGATAAAAGCTTTAGGCAAAAGGTTTCAATAGGCATCGGAACATTAAGCTTAATAAGCGAAGTCGAAACATGATCCGGTAAAATAGCCTGAGCATGCGGTTCTTTAGCCAGCCAATCTTGCAGAATTTGTAGATTATCGGCCACAATCTTTTGATTTCTCTGAATAATTTCCTGACGGTGTTTTAAAGCAAAACTTGCCAACATATCAGCAAAAACACCAGCACAAATCATGGTATAATCACGGTAATCTCTCAAAATAGCTGTTATTTTTTTGTTAGAGGCTACCCAGCCAATGCGGATTCCCGGCAGAGAGTAAGCTTTTGACAAGCTATCTACAGAAATGCCTTTATCATATAAATCAACAATAGCAGGAATATCTCTATCAGATGCAAAAGATTTATAAACCTCATCTGACAAGATATAAGCATTGCAAGATTCGGCAATAGCAACTAATTCTTTCAGATAGGACTCATCCATAATAGCACCTGTTGGATTGTTGGCATTATTGATACAGATCATCTTAGTATTGGGACGAATGAGCTGCCGTAACTCATCTAAATCTGGCAGCCACTTATTTTCTTCCTTAATCTGCCACAAATCAACCTGAGCGCCTAATGATTTAGGAATATCATAGAGCTGTTGATAGGTTGGATACATTGAAATAACATGATCTTCTGGTTCAATCAAAGCATAGAGAGCCAACATATTTGCTCCGGTGGCACCATTGGTTTGTAAAACCTGTTCCGCTTGAATAGTCTTATAAAGTTTACAAACCTCAGCTTTAAATTGAGGTGAGCCTTCTATCCAGCCATAGTCCAATTTCTTCTGCCCTAATTCTTGAAAAAAGGCAGTTAAATCTTGCTGGGTTAATTGAAATAATTCTTCCAAAGTTAAGGCAGCAACAGACACACCAGCAATGTCGTAGGCGGCATCTTTTTCATGGACATTAAGCCACTCCTCCACTCCAAAACGTGGTAACTTCATTTTGACTCCTTCGTTCTTTCTCATATTGATAATACTTAATAAGCAGGAACTTGTCAATCTCTAAGGAGACTTTCAGACTTTCAGATATAAATAAAAGCGGGATAGACAGGCATGATTGCTGTGCAACTTGCCTGTCTATCCCAGCATCCAACTCTTTAGCATCTTATTTCTGATGATTGACTATTTCATACTCCAACTATAAATTGTGAAAAGTTTTACCTAAATTTTATTTTCCACCTGATACAGATAAATTATAGGCATCTTTGACGAACTTATCAATCTTATTTGCTTTTTAAGTTTTTGATAACTTTATCTACTTTCTTCTTAAGTGTACTACTTCCCTTAGGCATAGCTACAGCATAAGCATCTGATGAACTTGATTTTAACTTAATTTGAGCAATAGCTAAATCATCATTTTTAGCAACATAACCTTCTGCAATTGGCTTTTCTAAAACAACACCATTGACTTGACCTGATTTCAATTCATTAATCATTTCACCATTTTGAACAAGAGAAACGATTTTAGCACCTGTTAATTGCTCCTTAGCAACGGTTTCTTGAATTGTTCCTTTTTGAGTGGCTACTGATAAACCTTTGAAGGAATTAGTTTTCTTATATTTAGCTAATTCTGATTTTTTAACAATAACAACATTGACAGATTCATAATAAGTATCTGAAAAGTCATAAACTTTTTGACGTTCTTTGGTGGCAGAAATTCCTGAAATACCAAGATCTGCTTTGCCAGATTGAACACTGGACAACACATTATTGAAAGACATAGCAGAAAACTCAACTTTGACCCCCAATTCTTTGGCAATAGCCTTGGCGATTTCAACATCGGCACCAACAATCGTATCTTTACCATTGACCAAAGTTTTAAACTCAAATGGTGCAAACTCAGGATTCATGGCGACAACAATTTTGCCCTTATCCTTAATTTTTGTAGGGAATCATCCTTAGATGACGAACTACAGGCAGCAAGGGCGACTAATGTTAAAGCAGCAATGATTCCCAACAAAATTTTTTTAGTTTTTCATGATATCCCTCAATTCTTATTTGT comes from Streptococcus troglodytae and encodes:
- the rpsU gene encoding 30S ribosomal protein S21 codes for the protein MSKTVVRKNESLDDALRRFKRSVTKAGTLQESRKREFYEKPSVKRKRKSEAARKRKKF
- a CDS encoding transporter substrate-binding domain-containing protein, translated to MTFKKLVLGLLSFTAVFTLVACSSSNSKNLQDDIKEKKKLVVAVSPDYAPFEFKALVNGKDTVVGADIELAKAIAKELGVKLELSSMSFDNVLSSLKTGKADIAISGLSYTKERAQAYDFSEAYYKTENAILIKKSDLNKYTTISSFNKTKVAVQKGTIEEGLAKNQLKQSNITSLTSMGEAVNELKSGQVDAVDLEKPVAEGYVSQNSDLVLAKVALKTGEGDAKAVALPKDSGQLAKTVNKVIKKLKKEDKYKQFISDAVKLTGQQVD
- a CDS encoding aminotransferase, with protein sequence MKLPRFGVEEWLNVHEKDAAYDIAGVSVAALTLEELFQLTQQDLTAFFQELGQKKLDYGWIEGSPQFKAEVCKLYKTIQAEQVLQTNGATGANMLALYALIEPEDHVISMYPTYQQLYDIPKSLGAQVDLWQIKEENKWLPDLDELRQLIRPNTKMICINNANNPTGAIMDESYLKELVAIAESCNAYILSDEVYKSFASDRDIPAIVDLYDKGISVDSLSKAYSLPGIRIGWVASNKKITAILRDYRDYTMICAGVFADMLASFALKHRQEIIQRNQKIVADNLQILQDWLAKEPHAQAILPDHVSTSLIKLNVPMPIETFCLKLLSDYGVLLVPGNRFDIEGHVRLGYCGDKEILKAGLTRLSQCLRQFDE